A window of Mus pahari chromosome 7, PAHARI_EIJ_v1.1, whole genome shotgun sequence contains these coding sequences:
- the Bag5 gene encoding BAG family molecular chaperone regulator 5 isoform X1 — MARAYGGIATVERLALRRRRKAPGDARRGRPCAFPGTDAGRRGPRGARRGRVFPGLAADGPALRGRRRRCGSGGGGARWRVRPSACEREHRSMDMGNQHPSISRLQEIQREVKGIEPQVVGFSGLSDDKNYKRLERILTKQLFEIDSVDTEGKGDIQQARKRAAQETERLLKELEQNANHPHRIEVQNIFKEAQALVKEKIVPFYSGGNCVTDEFEEGIQDIILRLTHVKTGGKISLRKARYRTLTKICAVQEIIEDCMKKQPSLPLSEDVHPSVAKINSVMCEVNKARGTLIALLMGVDSSETCRHLSCVLSGLIADLDALDVCGRTEIRNYRREVVEDINKLLKYLDLEEEADSTHAFDLGQNHSIIKIENVLKRMREIKNELLRAQSPPELYLRAKTELQGLIGQLDEVSLEKNPCIREARRRAVIEVQTLITYLDLKEALEKRKLFPCEENPPHKAVWEILGNLSEILGEVLSFGGNRTDKNYIRLEELLTKQLLALDAVDPQGEEKGKAARRQAVKLAQSILSYLDMKSDEWEY, encoded by the exons ATGGCCCGCGCGTACGGCGGGATCGCGACAGTGGAAAGGTTGGCTTTACGGCGGCGTCGCAAAGCCCCAGGCGACGCGCGGCGAGGCCGACCGTGCGCCTTCCCTGGGACGGACGCCGGGCGGCGCGGCCCGCGCGGGGCGAGGAGGGGACGAGTTTTCCCCGGGCTCGCAGCTGACGGGCCCGCTCTGCGAGGACGGCGACGCCGCTGCGGAAGTGGAGGCGGCGGGGCGCGATGGCGCGTGCGGCCCAG TGCTTGTGAAAGGGAACACAGAAGTATGGATATGGGAAACCAACACCCCTCCATTAGTAGGCTTCAGGAGATCCAGCGGGAAGTAAAAGGTATAGAGCCACAAGTGGTTGGCTTTAGTGGCCTGTCAGATGACAAGAACTACAAGAGGCTGGAGAGGATTCTGACCAAACAACTTTTTGAAATTGACTCTGTGGATACGGAAGGGAAAGGAGATATCCAGCAAGCTAGGAAGAGGGCGGCACAGGAGACAGAGCGCCTCCTCAAAGAGCTGGAGCAGAATGCCAACCACCCACACCGCATCGAGGTCCAGAATATCTTCAAGGAAGCTCAGGCCCTCGTGAAAGAAAAGATTGTGCCCTTTTACAGTGGTGGCAACTGTGTGACTGACGAGTTTGAGGAGGGCATCCAGGACATCATCCTGAGGCTGACGCACGTGAAAACCGGAGGGAAGATCTCCTTGCGGAAAGCAAGGTACCGCACACTGACCAAGATCTGTGCGGTGCAGGAGATTATTGAGGACTGTATGAAGAAGCAGCCGTCCCTGCCACTGTCTGAGGATGTGCATCCTTCCGTGGCCAAAATCAACTCTGTCATGTGTGAGGTGAACAAGGCCAGAGGGACGCTGATTGCACTGCTGATGGGCGTGGACAGTTCCGAGACTTGCAGGCACTTGTCATGCGTGCTGTCAGGACTGATTGCCGATTTAGATGCTCTAGATGTGTGTGGGCGCACAGAGATCAGAAATTATCGAAGGGAGGTGGTGGAAGATATCAACAAATTACTGAAATATCTAGACTTAGAAGAGGAAGCTGACAGTACGCATGCATTTGACCTGGGACAGAACCATTCcattataaaaattgaaaatgttctAAAGAGGATGAGAGAGATAAAAAATGAACTGCTCCGGGCGCAGAGCCCTCCTGAACTGTACCTGAGGGCCAAGACGGAGCTGCAGGGCTTGATCGGGCAGCTGGATGAGGTGAGTCTCGAGAAGAACCCCTGCATCCGGGAAGCCAGGAGAAGGGCGGTGATCGAGGTTCAGACCCTCATCACGTACCTGGACCTGAAGGAAGCCCTGGAGAAGAGGAAGTTGTTCCCATGTGAGGAGAACCCCCCACATAAGGCCGTGTGGGAGATCCTTGGAAACCTGTCTGAGATCCTGGGCGAAGTCCTCTCATTTGGTGGAAATCGAACTGATAAGAACTACATTCGTCTGGAGGAGCTACTGACCAAACAGTTGCTGGCTCTGGATGCCGTTGACccacagggagaagagaagggtaAGGCTGCCCGGAGGCAGGCTGTGAAGCTTGCCCAGAGTATCCTCAGCTACCTGGACATGAAGTCGGACGAGTGGGAGTACTGA
- the Bag5 gene encoding BAG family molecular chaperone regulator 5 isoform X2: protein MDMGNQHPSISRLQEIQREVKGIEPQVVGFSGLSDDKNYKRLERILTKQLFEIDSVDTEGKGDIQQARKRAAQETERLLKELEQNANHPHRIEVQNIFKEAQALVKEKIVPFYSGGNCVTDEFEEGIQDIILRLTHVKTGGKISLRKARYRTLTKICAVQEIIEDCMKKQPSLPLSEDVHPSVAKINSVMCEVNKARGTLIALLMGVDSSETCRHLSCVLSGLIADLDALDVCGRTEIRNYRREVVEDINKLLKYLDLEEEADSTHAFDLGQNHSIIKIENVLKRMREIKNELLRAQSPPELYLRAKTELQGLIGQLDEVSLEKNPCIREARRRAVIEVQTLITYLDLKEALEKRKLFPCEENPPHKAVWEILGNLSEILGEVLSFGGNRTDKNYIRLEELLTKQLLALDAVDPQGEEKGKAARRQAVKLAQSILSYLDMKSDEWEY from the coding sequence ATGGATATGGGAAACCAACACCCCTCCATTAGTAGGCTTCAGGAGATCCAGCGGGAAGTAAAAGGTATAGAGCCACAAGTGGTTGGCTTTAGTGGCCTGTCAGATGACAAGAACTACAAGAGGCTGGAGAGGATTCTGACCAAACAACTTTTTGAAATTGACTCTGTGGATACGGAAGGGAAAGGAGATATCCAGCAAGCTAGGAAGAGGGCGGCACAGGAGACAGAGCGCCTCCTCAAAGAGCTGGAGCAGAATGCCAACCACCCACACCGCATCGAGGTCCAGAATATCTTCAAGGAAGCTCAGGCCCTCGTGAAAGAAAAGATTGTGCCCTTTTACAGTGGTGGCAACTGTGTGACTGACGAGTTTGAGGAGGGCATCCAGGACATCATCCTGAGGCTGACGCACGTGAAAACCGGAGGGAAGATCTCCTTGCGGAAAGCAAGGTACCGCACACTGACCAAGATCTGTGCGGTGCAGGAGATTATTGAGGACTGTATGAAGAAGCAGCCGTCCCTGCCACTGTCTGAGGATGTGCATCCTTCCGTGGCCAAAATCAACTCTGTCATGTGTGAGGTGAACAAGGCCAGAGGGACGCTGATTGCACTGCTGATGGGCGTGGACAGTTCCGAGACTTGCAGGCACTTGTCATGCGTGCTGTCAGGACTGATTGCCGATTTAGATGCTCTAGATGTGTGTGGGCGCACAGAGATCAGAAATTATCGAAGGGAGGTGGTGGAAGATATCAACAAATTACTGAAATATCTAGACTTAGAAGAGGAAGCTGACAGTACGCATGCATTTGACCTGGGACAGAACCATTCcattataaaaattgaaaatgttctAAAGAGGATGAGAGAGATAAAAAATGAACTGCTCCGGGCGCAGAGCCCTCCTGAACTGTACCTGAGGGCCAAGACGGAGCTGCAGGGCTTGATCGGGCAGCTGGATGAGGTGAGTCTCGAGAAGAACCCCTGCATCCGGGAAGCCAGGAGAAGGGCGGTGATCGAGGTTCAGACCCTCATCACGTACCTGGACCTGAAGGAAGCCCTGGAGAAGAGGAAGTTGTTCCCATGTGAGGAGAACCCCCCACATAAGGCCGTGTGGGAGATCCTTGGAAACCTGTCTGAGATCCTGGGCGAAGTCCTCTCATTTGGTGGAAATCGAACTGATAAGAACTACATTCGTCTGGAGGAGCTACTGACCAAACAGTTGCTGGCTCTGGATGCCGTTGACccacagggagaagagaagggtaAGGCTGCCCGGAGGCAGGCTGTGAAGCTTGCCCAGAGTATCCTCAGCTACCTGGACATGAAGTCGGACGAGTGGGAGTACTGA